A genomic window from Pyricularia oryzae 70-15 chromosome 7, whole genome shotgun sequence includes:
- a CDS encoding V-type proton ATPase proteolipid subunit 2, translating into MPGVVPDDSELAPKFAPFVGMAGIAAAMIFGCAGAAFGTAKSGIGIAGVGTFRPDLIMKCLIPVIMSGIIAVYALVVAVLIAQDLNAPTAGTSYDLFRGIMHLACGLSVGLTGLAAGYCIGIVGDKGVRAYMEQSRIFVGMVLILIFGEVLGLYGLIVALILNTRSQE; encoded by the exons ATGCCAGGAGTAGTACCGGATGACTCGGAGCTCGCGCCCAAGTTTGCGCCCTTTGTCGGCATG GCCGGCATTGCGGCTGCAATGATTTTCGGAT GTGCTGGCGCAGCATTCGGAACCGCCAAGTCGGGCATCGGTATCGCGGGAGTTGGAACCTTTAGGCCAGACCTCATCATGAAG TGCTTGATTCCTGTCATCATGTCTGGAATCATCGCTGTCTAcgccctcgtcgtcgccgtcttGATCGCCCAGGATCTCAACGCTCCGACTGCAGGCACGAGTTACGACCTTTTTAGAGGCATCATGCACCTCGCTTGCGGCCTGTCCGTCGGTCTTACTGGTCTTGCTGCCGGTTACTGCATCGGCATTGTTGGTGATAAGGGTGTCAGGGCTTACATGGAGCAGTCAAGAATCTTTGTTGGCATGGTGCTGATTCTGATTTTCGGCGAGGTTTTGGGTCTTTATGG GCTTATTGTTGCGCTCATTCTCAACACCAGGAGCCAGGAATAA